The proteins below are encoded in one region of Winogradskyella helgolandensis:
- a CDS encoding T9SS type A sorting domain-containing protein, translating into MKKQLLFIMSFLFATTFAFAQAIITVDAADQDFTMVSPLVTSVSTGTAATISEAPATPNRTQIVADEAGSNDVAGTFDLVAQTSSGTIDGTISFDFRKKEGNTLAIKITVGTETPQTFTYSETDGGTGTYQALSVTYVGAVTFSTTPTPITFEITDLDLGTSGGVTAARLYKFNVTDKNVPEPPLDAEAVLESGNEWYHNYSPDTFSVTLNEVLGGEFLEQGSAVSTPTTTGNSSPLVAKFTKGEEVHSQLKFQLPAVITSANQSAAIFKIRAYAPSTNVDGSSGRRLRLFLRDGIETVGQKNVTIDVTVYDQWEEYTFDFTGVTLTDGVSYSTVNLLFDQPDADFLATGNVYYLDAFQGPSATTLPVNDFELNNSSIVAYPNPVTNSFQIDSNNSIERVELYNITGQLLKTFREEANYDISDLATGIYIANIKTQFGSKTIRIVKN; encoded by the coding sequence ATGAAAAAACAATTACTTTTTATCATGTCCTTTTTATTTGCCACGACGTTCGCATTTGCGCAAGCTATTATAACGGTGGATGCAGCAGATCAAGATTTCACTATGGTTTCACCTTTGGTAACTTCAGTTTCTACTGGTACGGCTGCTACTATTTCAGAAGCACCTGCAACACCAAATCGTACTCAAATAGTGGCTGATGAAGCTGGTTCTAACGATGTTGCTGGTACGTTCGACCTTGTTGCTCAAACGTCATCAGGTACTATTGACGGTACTATTTCATTTGATTTTAGAAAAAAAGAAGGAAATACTTTGGCTATAAAAATTACGGTTGGTACTGAAACACCACAAACATTTACTTATAGTGAAACTGATGGTGGTACTGGTACATATCAAGCATTATCTGTTACTTATGTTGGAGCTGTTACATTTTCAACTACACCAACGCCTATTACATTTGAAATTACAGATTTAGATTTAGGAACATCAGGAGGAGTTACTGCAGCAAGATTATATAAATTTAACGTTACTGATAAGAATGTGCCTGAACCACCTTTGGATGCAGAAGCCGTTTTAGAATCTGGAAATGAGTGGTATCATAACTATAGCCCAGATACATTTAGCGTAACACTTAATGAGGTGCTAGGAGGTGAGTTTTTAGAACAAGGATCAGCAGTATCGACACCAACAACTACAGGAAACAGCAGTCCATTAGTTGCTAAATTTACAAAAGGAGAAGAAGTACACTCACAATTAAAGTTTCAATTACCGGCTGTGATTACTTCAGCAAATCAATCAGCTGCTATTTTTAAAATAAGAGCTTATGCACCGTCCACGAATGTAGATGGCAGTTCAGGTAGAAGGTTAAGATTGTTTTTGAGAGATGGAATTGAAACAGTAGGACAAAAGAACGTAACAATTGATGTTACTGTTTATGATCAATGGGAAGAATACACCTTTGATTTTACAGGAGTTACACTTACAGATGGTGTATCTTATAGTACTGTAAACCTATTATTTGATCAACCAGATGCTGATTTTCTCGCTACAGGAAATGTATATTATTTAGATGCTTTTCAAGGACCATCTGCAACCACATTACCTGTAAATGACTTTGAATTAAATAACTCCTCTATTGTTGCTTACCCTAATCCTGTAACTAACAGTTTTCAAATAGATTCTAATAATAGTATTGAACGTGTAGAACTCTATAATATTACGGGTCAATTATTAAAAACATTTCGCGAAGAAGCTAATTATGATATTAGTGATTTAGCAACAGGGATTTACATTGCGAATATTAAGACGCAGTTTGGTTCTAAGACAATTAGAATTGTAAAGAATTAG